One Baekduia alba genomic window, TCGACCGCGCCGCGGCCGAGCGCCGCCCGCACCCACGCGTTGGCGCCCGCGATCACCTCGGCGCCGGGCGCCGCGTCCGGCGCGGCCTGCCAGCGCTCCCAGTTGCCGCGGATCCACGTCGTGTCCGCGGGCAGCTCGCGCAGCCGCTCGACGCACTCCACCGGCCAGGCGCCGAAGGCGGAGTAGTCGCCGCCGAGCACGAACCGGCGCGCTCCGCGGGCCTCCGCGTCGGCCAGGACGGCGTCCAGCGCGGGGCGGTTGCCGTGGATGTCGTACAAGATCGCGAGCATGTCGTTCATGATGCCGTGCCGATGGAACTCCGCGGACCCCACCTGACCCTCCGATTGCCGGACCCTGACGACGCGCCGGCGCTGCTGGAGCTCGCGCGCGACCCGGAGGTCACGCAGTGGTTCTCCTGGGGCCCGTACACCAGCGTCGAGCAGCCGCTGGCCTGGATCGCCGAGCAGGAGGCCAGGCGCGAGCAGGGCGCCCAGCTGGACTTCGTGATCCACGACCGCGAGCACGGCCCGGTCGGGGTCACCGGCCTGGGCGAGCTGAGCCGCCGCGACCGGCGCGCGATGGTCGGCACGTGGTTCGGCCGCGCGCACTGGGGCACGGGCGCCAACGCGGAGTCCAAGGCGCTGGTGGCGCACGCCGCGTTCGCGATCTGCGGGATGGCGCGGATCGGCGCCTACTCCAACCCCGA contains:
- a CDS encoding GNAT family N-acetyltransferase yields the protein MELRGPHLTLRLPDPDDAPALLELARDPEVTQWFSWGPYTSVEQPLAWIAEQEARREQGAQLDFVIHDREHGPVGVTGLGELSRRDRRAMVGTWFGRAHWGTGANAESKALVAHAAFAICGMARIGAYSNPDNARSAGALERVGFAREGTLRGWHRHGDRQLDVHVFGMLRDDWERGPLHEVKVAVIGAPPARWIVGGVA